From Arcticibacter tournemirensis, one genomic window encodes:
- a CDS encoding tRNA-binding protein encodes MEHITWRDFEKVELLAGTVLEVLDFPEAKKPAYKLKVDFGEYGIKWSSAQITKHYKKEELYGKQIIGVVNFPPKQIANFMSEFLVTGFADMNGDIVLSTIERQVPNGSKLI; translated from the coding sequence ATGGAACACATAACCTGGAGAGACTTTGAAAAAGTTGAGCTTCTGGCAGGAACGGTATTGGAAGTATTGGATTTTCCTGAAGCGAAAAAGCCTGCTTATAAACTGAAAGTTGATTTTGGTGAATACGGAATCAAGTGGAGCAGTGCACAAATAACCAAACATTATAAGAAAGAAGAGCTGTACGGAAAACAAATCATAGGAGTTGTTAATTTTCCTCCTAAGCAAATTGCAAACTTTATGTCCGAGTTTCTCGTAACAGGATTTGCAGACATGAACGGTGATATTGTACTTTCTACTATTGAACGACAGGTCCCGAACGGCTCAAAATTAATTTAG